The Candidatus Limnocylindrales bacterium genome has a segment encoding these proteins:
- a CDS encoding helix-turn-helix domain-containing protein, whose product MPDKLLTVAQAAERLGVRVSTIYAWAYERRIPAVKLFGRALRFKESDIDKLIRQHERPARRTNQQQ is encoded by the coding sequence GTGCCTGATAAGCTTCTCACTGTCGCGCAGGCCGCCGAGCGCTTAGGTGTCCGGGTGAGCACCATCTACGCGTGGGCATACGAGCGGCGCATTCCGGCCGTGAAGCTGTTTGGCCGTGCGCTACGATTCAAAGAATCGGACATCGACAAACTCATCCGCCAGCACGAACGTCCCGCGCGTAGAACGAATCAGCAACAATGA
- a CDS encoding TIGR02391 family protein, giving the protein MLFSDLVSDVDSLLALEAEELAGLVLQYLASPKVKANELHRQNFGRSNALQGYPQERHDEISRAIMEAWVWLLREGLLAPTAESSGDLVFVTRRGKEAATPAGIVAYRHANLLPKGLLHPALVQKVYAPFLRGDYDVAVFQSFKILEVHIRQQAGLSDTDIGVTLVRLAFKPTTGPLADKHALVAEQEALANLMAGAVGSYKNPHSHRQVVVEAQEAVEMIILASHLLFIVDKRRAE; this is encoded by the coding sequence GTGCTCTTTAGCGATCTCGTATCGGACGTCGATTCACTTCTCGCACTCGAGGCTGAGGAATTAGCTGGCTTGGTGTTGCAGTACCTCGCTTCGCCGAAGGTCAAAGCAAACGAATTGCATCGTCAAAACTTCGGTCGCAGCAATGCATTGCAGGGATACCCGCAAGAAAGGCACGATGAGATTTCCCGTGCGATCATGGAGGCTTGGGTGTGGCTGCTTCGCGAGGGCCTTCTGGCACCTACCGCGGAAAGCAGTGGCGACCTTGTCTTCGTCACGCGTCGCGGAAAAGAAGCGGCAACTCCGGCAGGAATTGTAGCGTACAGACATGCAAACCTACTTCCTAAGGGACTGCTCCACCCTGCGCTCGTTCAGAAAGTGTACGCCCCGTTTCTTAGGGGAGATTACGACGTCGCCGTCTTCCAGAGCTTTAAGATCTTGGAAGTTCATATTCGGCAGCAAGCCGGACTTTCCGACACGGACATTGGCGTTACGCTCGTTCGCCTCGCCTTCAAACCAACCACTGGGCCCCTCGCGGACAAACATGCTCTCGTCGCAGAACAAGAAGCACTTGCCAACTTAATGGCCGGGGCAGTGGGTTCTTACAAAAATCCACATAGTCACCGACAAGTAGTGGTCGAGGCACAGGAGGCCGTCGAGATGATCATCCTCGCGAGCCACCTGCTGTTTATCGTCGACAAGCGCCGGGCTGAGTAG
- a CDS encoding helix-turn-helix domain-containing protein, with product MAVRGNIAGNRADSDGEYAMQQTLLTVQDVIEATRLSRTVVYELLKHGELPALRVGRAIRVRNEDMQSWIEKQRADTAANISGAHAGPGIASEA from the coding sequence GTGGCGGTACGCGGCAACATCGCCGGAAACCGCGCTGACAGCGATGGAGAATACGCCATGCAGCAGACGCTGCTCACAGTTCAGGACGTCATCGAAGCTACCCGACTTAGCCGAACGGTTGTGTACGAATTGCTGAAGCACGGGGAATTGCCCGCATTGCGCGTCGGTCGCGCGATCCGCGTTCGCAATGAGGACATGCAGAGCTGGATCGAGAAGCAACGCGCGGACACAGCAGCAAATATCAGTGGGGCCCACGCCGGTCCTGGAATCGCCAGCGAGGCATAA
- a CDS encoding DegT/DnrJ/EryC1/StrS aminotransferase family protein: MIPFSPPRIDQKIIDEVVDTLRSGWITTGPKTKRFEKELAAYCSAPAVLCVNSATAGLEVMLRWFGVGPGDEVIVPACTYAATANVVVHCGATPVFVDVNAEDFNISIAAVAAAITPRTKVVMPVDFGGWPCEYDELNDLVRERAAEFVPATDEQRKLGRILVLADSAHSIGARYKGRRTGALTDVTVFSFHAVKNLTTAEGGAVAFNLPAPFSNEEIYSRLCVKTLHGQNKDALAKTQKGNWRYDIVEAGYKANMTDIVASIGLVELARYDSDTLVKRRRIVESYADALGKHAWAELPVFDRDGRTSSFHLFPLRIRGIDEPARDAIIQAIFDRDVSVNVHFIPVPSMSFYRSLGYDMANYPVTYGNYSREISLPVFYNLTDEQVRTVIDAVIESVAEVLGR; the protein is encoded by the coding sequence ATGATTCCGTTCTCTCCTCCACGAATCGACCAGAAGATCATCGACGAAGTCGTCGATACGCTGCGTTCCGGCTGGATCACGACCGGCCCGAAGACCAAGCGCTTCGAGAAAGAGCTGGCTGCGTACTGCAGCGCTCCGGCTGTCCTTTGTGTGAACTCCGCCACGGCAGGGCTCGAGGTCATGCTGCGCTGGTTCGGCGTCGGCCCCGGCGACGAGGTGATCGTGCCGGCGTGCACATATGCGGCCACGGCCAACGTGGTCGTGCATTGCGGCGCGACGCCCGTGTTCGTCGACGTCAACGCGGAAGACTTCAACATCTCGATCGCAGCCGTCGCTGCCGCGATCACGCCGCGGACCAAGGTCGTGATGCCGGTCGATTTCGGCGGGTGGCCCTGCGAGTACGACGAGCTGAACGACCTCGTGCGCGAGCGCGCCGCGGAATTCGTTCCGGCGACCGACGAGCAGAGGAAGCTCGGCCGGATCCTCGTTCTGGCCGACTCGGCGCATTCGATCGGCGCCAGGTACAAGGGCCGCCGCACCGGCGCGCTTACCGACGTGACCGTGTTTTCGTTCCATGCCGTCAAGAACCTGACGACCGCCGAAGGCGGGGCGGTGGCGTTCAACCTTCCCGCGCCGTTTTCGAACGAGGAGATCTACAGCCGGCTGTGCGTCAAGACGCTGCACGGCCAGAACAAGGACGCGCTCGCGAAAACGCAGAAGGGAAACTGGCGCTACGACATCGTCGAAGCCGGCTACAAGGCGAACATGACCGACATCGTCGCGTCGATCGGCCTCGTCGAGCTCGCGCGTTACGACAGCGACACGCTCGTCAAGCGGCGACGGATCGTCGAGTCGTACGCCGATGCGCTCGGCAAGCACGCGTGGGCCGAGCTGCCGGTGTTCGACCGCGACGGCCGGACGTCGTCGTTCCACCTGTTCCCGCTTCGCATCCGCGGCATCGACGAACCGGCGCGCGATGCGATCATCCAGGCAATCTTCGATCGCGACGTTTCGGTCAACGTGCACTTCATTCCGGTGCCGTCGATGAGCTTCTACCGTTCGCTCGGCTACGACATGGCGAACTATCCGGTCACGTACGGCAACTACTCGCGCGAGATCTCGCTTCCTGTGTTCTACAACCTGACCGACGAGCAGGTGCGCACGGTGATCGATGCGGTCATCGAGTCGGTGGCGGAAGTGCTCGGGCGCTGA
- a CDS encoding PAS domain S-box protein: protein MDRGSRSFGLFANDGLSADALRILATIASVAGAITLAIGVAGVAGWIFDIPILRHFINGFPAIRPLSAVCLGLLGGALWVSPSRPALSATLATLAAATGSLSLFGSMSDTEVFLRQLIVSNQLLGADAPEIAERLGVTTPLAALGYVCLAFALLLGRYPELVSAAQTLAISVMFTALVPVLGFVYRIDSLSSPLLSSTPSLHGSVGIALLAVGILCTYPERGAIGLLAGNSAASRAARRILLFAFGVPVVFGGLFVYARQIGSLDVDAAVPVFVCALAATLCGSVLLVARADARMEILHRRGEQQLKSAADASPLIMWMADERGNGTHANAALLDFVGFTPEQVLGDGWTKYTHPDDVSVVQGEIAMAFAAKRPFSVELRVRHTDGSWRWVLSTGMPRFTPTHELSGYTGTWVDVTARKDAEEALHRFAARLEQRVAERTAALTESKEELARQTFLLESIVKSMGDGVLAMATDGEILLSNDAAIRLFGASTADAHTNARLTEFGFFLADGVTPFPTEQMPMIRALSGENVDNVMMVARHVTAPEGLYVRITGRAIRDRDGEIIGSIIVGRDVTEFEHALEATRRLAAVVESSGDAILSVSLDGVISTWNRGAERMYGYSADEAIGSPLARVDPSTGTQGIATMIENLKQGALVIRRDAVGRRRDGTPVDIAATMSPIHDEAGHVHAISVVHHDVTHLKAAERRIQALNDELEERVRDRTAALIAANHDLENYASSVAHDLRTPLRAIAGFARVLEEDYAEIVGQEGQRVIGVVRKNAQDMGQFIDALLSFSAVDRQPPNKIKVDVSEVVRECLDSLGADCADREIAFHVGDLPPCRADRASLKQVFLNLLANAVKFTRRVDNARIDVGSRIEPGGATSYFVRDNGVGFDMSNTRRLFGIFQRLHAPADFEGTGLGLANVARIVAAHGGRVWAEAEPGKGAMFQFIIEQQREEQQREQLHEGES from the coding sequence ATGGACAGAGGCTCGAGATCCTTCGGACTGTTTGCCAACGACGGCCTGTCCGCCGACGCGCTGCGTATCCTGGCCACGATCGCCAGCGTGGCGGGCGCGATCACGCTCGCGATCGGGGTCGCCGGCGTGGCCGGCTGGATCTTCGACATCCCGATCCTGCGCCATTTCATCAATGGGTTCCCGGCGATCCGGCCGCTTTCGGCCGTCTGCCTCGGGCTTCTCGGCGGCGCGCTGTGGGTTTCTCCGAGCAGGCCGGCCCTGTCCGCGACGCTCGCAACGCTGGCCGCAGCGACCGGATCCCTGTCGCTGTTCGGCAGCATGTCGGACACCGAAGTCTTCCTTCGGCAGCTGATCGTCAGCAACCAGCTTCTCGGCGCCGATGCACCGGAGATCGCCGAGCGGCTCGGCGTCACGACGCCGCTCGCCGCGCTCGGCTACGTCTGCCTGGCGTTCGCGCTGCTGCTCGGGCGCTACCCGGAGCTGGTCAGCGCGGCGCAGACGCTCGCCATCAGCGTGATGTTCACAGCCCTCGTCCCGGTGCTCGGCTTCGTCTACCGGATCGACTCCCTCAGCTCTCCGCTTCTTTCGTCGACGCCGTCGCTTCACGGGTCGGTCGGGATCGCCCTGCTCGCCGTCGGCATCCTCTGCACGTATCCGGAGCGCGGCGCGATCGGCCTGCTGGCGGGGAATTCGGCCGCCAGCCGGGCAGCACGCCGCATTCTTCTGTTCGCATTCGGAGTGCCCGTCGTCTTCGGCGGCCTGTTCGTCTACGCCCGTCAGATCGGATCGCTCGACGTCGATGCCGCGGTTCCGGTGTTCGTCTGCGCGCTCGCGGCTACGCTGTGCGGATCGGTGCTGCTGGTGGCGCGCGCCGACGCGCGAATGGAGATCCTGCACCGGCGCGGCGAGCAGCAGCTCAAGTCTGCGGCCGACGCGTCGCCGCTGATCATGTGGATGGCCGACGAGCGCGGCAACGGCACGCATGCCAACGCGGCGCTGCTCGATTTCGTCGGCTTCACGCCCGAACAGGTCCTCGGAGACGGATGGACGAAATACACCCATCCCGACGATGTCTCGGTCGTCCAGGGCGAGATCGCGATGGCGTTCGCCGCCAAGCGTCCGTTTTCGGTCGAGCTTCGCGTGCGCCACACCGACGGCTCGTGGCGATGGGTGCTCAGCACGGGCATGCCGCGGTTTACGCCGACCCACGAGCTCAGCGGCTACACCGGAACGTGGGTCGACGTAACCGCGCGCAAGGATGCCGAGGAAGCGCTCCACCGCTTCGCGGCAAGGCTCGAGCAGAGGGTTGCCGAACGCACGGCTGCGCTCACCGAGTCCAAGGAAGAGCTCGCGCGGCAGACGTTCCTGCTCGAATCCATCGTCAAGAGCATGGGTGACGGCGTGCTGGCCATGGCGACCGACGGCGAGATCCTGCTGTCGAACGATGCGGCCATCCGCCTGTTCGGCGCCTCCACGGCCGACGCGCACACCAACGCCCGGCTGACGGAATTCGGATTCTTCCTGGCGGACGGCGTAACGCCGTTTCCCACGGAACAGATGCCGATGATCCGCGCTCTCAGCGGCGAGAACGTCGACAATGTGATGATGGTCGCACGTCACGTGACGGCGCCCGAAGGCCTTTACGTACGTATCACCGGCCGGGCGATCCGCGACCGCGACGGCGAGATCATCGGCTCGATCATCGTCGGTCGCGACGTGACCGAGTTCGAGCACGCGCTCGAAGCCACCCGCCGCCTGGCAGCCGTCGTTGAATCCTCCGGCGATGCGATTCTGTCGGTTTCGCTCGACGGCGTCATTTCCACATGGAATCGGGGCGCCGAGCGGATGTATGGTTACTCGGCCGACGAGGCGATCGGATCGCCGCTTGCTCGGGTTGATCCGTCGACAGGCACGCAAGGCATCGCGACGATGATCGAAAATCTCAAGCAAGGAGCGCTCGTGATCCGGCGCGACGCCGTCGGACGGCGGCGCGACGGCACGCCGGTCGACATCGCAGCGACGATGTCGCCGATTCACGACGAAGCCGGCCACGTGCACGCGATTTCGGTCGTCCATCACGACGTGACCCATCTCAAGGCCGCCGAGCGTCGCATCCAGGCGCTCAACGACGAGCTCGAAGAGCGCGTGCGCGACCGTACGGCCGCGCTCATCGCCGCCAACCACGATCTCGAGAACTACGCGTCGTCGGTCGCCCACGATCTGCGTACTCCGCTGCGGGCGATCGCCGGCTTCGCGCGCGTCCTCGAGGAAGACTACGCCGAGATCGTCGGGCAGGAAGGCCAGCGCGTGATCGGCGTCGTGCGCAAGAACGCGCAGGACATGGGCCAGTTCATCGATGCGCTGCTTTCTTTTTCCGCGGTCGACCGCCAGCCGCCGAACAAGATCAAGGTCGACGTCTCCGAGGTCGTCCGCGAGTGTCTCGATTCACTCGGCGCGGACTGCGCCGATCGCGAAATTGCATTCCACGTCGGCGACTTGCCGCCTTGCCGGGCCGACCGCGCGTCGCTGAAACAGGTGTTCCTCAACCTGCTCGCCAATGCGGTCAAGTTTACACGCCGCGTCGACAATGCCCGCATCGACGTCGGCAGCCGGATCGAGCCGGGCGGCGCCACGTCGTATTTCGTTCGGGACAACGGCGTCGGTTTTGATATGTCGAATACGCGGCGTCTGTTCGGTATCTTTCAGCGCCTGCACGCACCGGCCGACTTCGAGGGGACCGGGCTCGGCCTGGCCAACGTCGCGCGAATCGTCGCGGCGCATGGCGGGCGGGTCTGGGCGGAGGCCGAACCCGGAAAAGGTGCGATGTTCCAGTTCATCATCGAGCAGCAGCGTGAAGAGCAGCAGCGCGAGCAGCTGCACGAGGGGGAATCATGA
- a CDS encoding HAMP domain-containing sensor histidine kinase produces MPSPVAFAETSRDADTAVRQVPLDRAEADHNILLPGLRQRVRECLWFLALSQTIYFAMLPFSVSESFELRFALCGFRLVVLYSCIYALRGAGSRRQTLVLITVGLFTQLAVGVGMSAVRRDVMPMALLTIALTYIASALIPWGARAQAVLAGASAAGIGLATAAMYWLSAPVLGLDNALTLLTGFAVTIYIAHSLEGARSRVEQHLQDARHTDAELAELRAQLERRVVERTAELEMANRELESFSHTVSHDLRSPLRAIAGFSQMIVDESGEKLDEDVHTHLGKIRAASRRMDGLIDDMLRLSRVSRSALRYEAVDLAAVARSVAENLAAEDPHRKVEFTIGGVPKVSGDLGLLHIAVENLMRNAWKFTGTRETGHITVSGIAGGDDIVVTIEDDGIGFDPRFRQKLFLPFERIHDHPHFPGTGVGLATVARIVRRHGGSVDAVGAPDHGAKFSIRLPRQRPAAS; encoded by the coding sequence ATGCCATCTCCCGTTGCTTTTGCTGAAACGTCGCGCGACGCCGACACGGCCGTCCGACAGGTGCCGCTCGACCGCGCGGAAGCCGACCACAACATTCTGCTGCCGGGGCTGCGCCAGCGAGTCCGCGAGTGCCTGTGGTTCCTCGCCCTCTCGCAGACGATCTACTTTGCGATGCTGCCGTTCTCGGTGAGCGAATCGTTCGAGCTGCGCTTCGCGCTCTGCGGCTTCCGCCTGGTCGTTCTCTATAGCTGCATCTATGCGCTTCGTGGCGCCGGCTCGCGCCGGCAGACGCTCGTCCTCATCACCGTCGGCCTGTTTACCCAGCTCGCCGTCGGCGTCGGGATGTCGGCGGTGCGCCGCGACGTGATGCCGATGGCGCTTCTGACGATCGCGCTCACGTACATCGCATCGGCCCTGATTCCATGGGGCGCCAGGGCCCAGGCCGTTCTCGCAGGCGCTTCGGCGGCCGGAATCGGGCTCGCAACGGCGGCAATGTACTGGCTTTCCGCGCCGGTTCTCGGCCTCGACAACGCCCTCACGCTGCTGACGGGATTCGCCGTCACCATCTACATCGCGCATTCGCTCGAAGGCGCCCGCAGCCGCGTCGAGCAGCATCTGCAGGACGCGCGCCACACCGACGCCGAGCTCGCCGAGCTTCGCGCGCAGCTCGAGCGGCGCGTCGTCGAGCGCACCGCCGAGCTCGAGATGGCCAACCGCGAGCTCGAAAGCTTCAGCCATACCGTGTCGCACGATCTTCGCTCACCGCTGCGCGCGATCGCCGGATTCAGCCAGATGATCGTCGACGAGAGCGGCGAGAAGCTCGACGAAGACGTGCACACGCATCTCGGAAAGATCCGCGCCGCGAGCCGGCGCATGGACGGGCTGATCGACGACATGCTGCGGCTGTCGCGCGTCAGCCGCAGCGCGCTTCGCTATGAAGCGGTCGATCTCGCGGCGGTCGCACGCTCGGTCGCGGAGAATCTGGCGGCCGAGGATCCGCACCGCAAAGTCGAGTTCACGATCGGCGGCGTCCCTAAGGTGAGCGGAGATCTCGGGCTGCTGCATATCGCGGTCGAGAACCTGATGCGCAACGCGTGGAAGTTCACCGGCACGCGCGAAACCGGACACATCACGGTGTCGGGCATCGCCGGGGGCGACGACATCGTCGTCACGATCGAAGACGACGGCATCGGATTCGATCCGCGCTTCCGGCAGAAGCTGTTCCTGCCGTTCGAGCGGATCCACGATCATCCGCACTTTCCAGGCACCGGCGTCGGGCTCGCGACCGTAGCGCGTATCGTCCGGCGGCACGGCGGAAGCGTGGACGCGGTCGGCGCCCCGGACCACGGAGCGAAGTTCTCGATACGGCTTCCGCGCCAGCGCCCGGCCGCTTCGTAA
- a CDS encoding HEPN/Toprim-associated domain-containing protein codes for MGSYAECWLGSFYVGSTKNDVDPRLMQLVRAGDKVAVRGDRSAIPIQMHRWCDDLPEGEEVSVVFYRAPAVTIRERLELKGYTLELATAALVANLQAEAVRAKNWSECERGEIFLPLVATLENATVAAWFSALREIHDKDLQSSRQKHAADNSLLGYMLSHDWLGSGPDPFVGIRLALEVCEPDAELIYDITDLVRTEASAEDEEDYVAYVDGLMSSSYASSAKTIILTEGRTDSRFISESLKLLYPHLAEYFSFMDFENARVSGGAGNLANLVKAFAGAGIVNKTIAIFDNDTAGDAAMLTLRSVTLPDSIRVLRLPDSEFLLTYPTIGPSGATPMNVNGRAASIELYLGADVLRDENGELLPVQWTGYEPALQKYQGEVLFKDRIRERFDSRLDACLRDPDRVKLTDWSGIRQILQMLFSAFHDSDGKEILAGIAEWMDL; via the coding sequence GTGGGAAGTTACGCAGAGTGCTGGCTGGGATCGTTTTATGTCGGCTCAACGAAGAACGACGTAGACCCGCGTCTGATGCAGCTCGTAAGGGCTGGAGATAAGGTCGCCGTCCGCGGAGACCGTTCCGCGATACCGATTCAGATGCACCGCTGGTGTGACGATCTCCCGGAAGGCGAGGAGGTTTCTGTCGTCTTCTATCGTGCTCCAGCTGTAACTATTCGGGAGCGTCTAGAGCTAAAGGGCTATACACTCGAATTGGCGACTGCGGCACTGGTTGCAAATCTCCAAGCCGAAGCGGTACGAGCGAAGAACTGGAGTGAATGCGAGCGAGGCGAAATATTTTTACCATTGGTTGCAACTCTCGAAAACGCCACCGTCGCTGCTTGGTTTTCCGCTCTGCGCGAAATCCATGACAAAGATCTTCAGTCAAGTAGGCAAAAACACGCGGCTGACAATTCGCTACTCGGCTATATGCTTAGTCACGATTGGCTTGGTTCAGGCCCCGATCCTTTCGTCGGAATTCGTCTCGCGTTAGAGGTTTGCGAGCCAGACGCCGAGTTGATTTACGACATCACCGATCTCGTGCGGACTGAGGCGTCCGCGGAGGACGAGGAAGATTACGTTGCTTATGTTGATGGGTTGATGTCGAGCAGTTACGCTTCGAGCGCGAAGACGATAATTCTAACTGAAGGTCGAACCGATAGTCGATTCATCAGTGAATCGCTGAAATTATTGTACCCACATCTCGCGGAATACTTCAGTTTCATGGATTTCGAGAACGCGCGCGTAAGTGGTGGCGCGGGAAACCTTGCGAATCTGGTCAAGGCGTTCGCCGGTGCCGGAATAGTAAACAAAACCATCGCAATTTTTGACAATGACACCGCGGGCGACGCCGCAATGCTTACCCTTCGGAGTGTTACTCTGCCGGATAGTATTCGCGTCCTACGACTACCCGACAGTGAATTTCTGTTGACGTATCCTACGATTGGACCGTCGGGTGCGACGCCCATGAATGTGAACGGCCGAGCGGCCAGTATTGAACTTTATCTAGGTGCAGACGTACTTCGAGACGAAAACGGAGAGTTGCTGCCGGTACAGTGGACCGGGTACGAGCCAGCACTACAAAAATATCAAGGCGAAGTTTTATTTAAAGATAGAATTCGAGAACGTTTCGATAGCCGCTTGGACGCGTGTCTAAGAGATCCGGACAGGGTTAAATTAACTGACTGGAGCGGAATTCGCCAGATTCTCCAGATGCTCTTTTCGGCATTCCACGACTCGGACGGAAAAGAGATACTGGCAGGAATTGCTGAGTGGATGGACTTGTAA